One genomic segment of Melospiza melodia melodia isolate bMelMel2 chromosome 22, bMelMel2.pri, whole genome shotgun sequence includes these proteins:
- the ADAMTS13 gene encoding A disintegrin and metalloproteinase with thrombospondin motifs 13 isoform X4: MAVSLALRALAVLPLGLCWLPEKFLGALDAGDVVSYFGSSSVADVPEFVVAEPACPCQEEHFGVRPCRVQHCSIQAWGQLYAFEFLEDHALLSSSFVSSQVVNSSFVLLRRFPGSCFAGGKALQPPGASSRVTFCEGQLQGVVTVGEERIHIRPVRSKDVALLKDLGFSSPHILFKSAAREAKPTRAGWAPPRLHKRAEAAVKHLELMVVAGPDVYLYHKEDTERYILANLNIGAELLRDASLGAHFRVHLMQMLVLREPEAEVNITTNITSSLISVCEWSKKVNPQNDSDPQHADIVLYITRFDLELPDGNKELRGVTQLGGVCSSFWSCVITQDTGFDLGVTIAHEIGHSLGIAHDGEGNLCSSSGYIMGSAGNHNSIDLTWSPCSREQFLALVSTGQTSCLNDLPAMDGSIPGWKPGLYYGADEQCKIAFGSVATACTFADTNVDICKVLSCHVHPADKSSCTRLLVPLLDGTECGINKWCSKGQCSSLEELNPMAVVHGHWSAWSPVSPCSRSCGGGVVLRQRFCNNPRPAFGGQQCHGASVQAEMCNTQACLITQQDFMAEQCAATNLKPLYLDVETPSFYTWTSAVGFAKGDLLCKHMCRAVGKEFMVSRGDNFLDGTRCEQDDTEHHGDLHLCVMGRCRAFGCDGRMGSRKAMDPCKVCGGDNSTCTQVSGAYTEGKAKEYVTFLSLPYNTTSVHVTNRKPLFTHLAVKVKGEYVVAGKGKISLNVTYPSVLEDKQIKYRVFLTQDNLPSLEEIHVDGPTQEEIEIQVYRRYTKEYGNATNPDITFSYFVPKESLSYLWVPQQGPCSVTCGEGVQPVAHVCFDQTKNEVTEDQKCQELPQPLPEHKPCAMEPCLYRWKMSQRDECSAVCGTGVAQQNLTCVQFHDGLETVVDDSLCPAEDKPLSLVPCVVNVCPLGWDKEDAHLLQPLEPLGHVQLENQTVYVWSPVAGECSVSCGRGKTQLHYVCVAFDTKEETQEENCQPVPKPESRVEVCELNPCPPRWKVTPAGPCSSSCGLGLAVQLVTCVQTLHGQEVLQEEHLCPVAEKPLTSVPCVIRMCSYEWSFSEWSECSTSCGNGIQTRQDFCLSSLTHKPVNPLFCRHFPKAIVARGCSAGPCPEQGGTQSPGAQLHSVTPATHLPTAAAAPEHRHTDLGVPLSAGPREQTKPSGGVCGNLFLNATGIINMTGVESRDCTVTIGRPLREEISVTILESSLNCTAGEILLFSGRMMWRTGCRKLPLSLINSRTNTLIVKQRVVLPGNGVILQYNSRTATKKYYQDCDQQLFGPQGEIVNPVQVPAEGQGVVCRTFITVAPRQRISIRALNADLGTEGNHTHFNYILVRDVSTMRTVVFHGKQQFLWQSTGSQAEIEFHKNVKDHRTHFWAEYHAIEPK, translated from the exons ATGGCCGTCAGCTTGGCGCTGCGGGCGCTCGCCGTGCTcccgctggggctgtgctggctccctGAG AAATTCTTGGGCGCTCTGGATGCGGGAGATGTTGTGTCTTACTTTGGAAGCAGCTCAGTGGCTGATG TACCTGAATTTGTTGTGGCTGAGCCAGCTTGCCCTTGTCAAGAAGAACATTTTGGGGTGAGGCCCTGTCGGGTCCAGCACTGCTCCATCCAGGCCTGGGGCCAGCTCTATGCCTTTGAATTCCTAGAGGACCATgccctcctttcctcctcctttgtGAGCAGCCAGGTGGTGAACTCTTCCTTTGTTTTACTGAGGAGATTCCCAGGGAGCTGCTTTGCAGGTGGGAAagccctgcagcctcctgggGCCAGCAGCAGAGTCACTTTCTGTGAAGGGCAGCTG CAAGGAGTGGTCACCGTGGGAGAGGAGAGGATTCACATCAGGCCAGTCAGGAGCAAAGATGTGGCTCTGCTGAAGGACCTCGGCTTCTCCAGCCCCCACATCCTCTTCAAAAGTGCTGCAAGAGAGGCAAAACCAACCAGAG CAGGGTGGGCTCCTCCTCGCCTGCACAAGAGGGCTGAGGCAGCTGTCAAACATCTGGAGCTGATGGTGGTGGCAGGGCCAGATGTTTACTTGTACCACAAAGAGGACACAGAACGTTACATCCTGGCCAACCTGAACATT ggagcagagctgctcagaGATGCCTCACTGGGGGCTCATTTCAGAGTTCACCTCATGCAAATGCTGGTTTTGAGGGAGCCAGAG GCAGAGGTGAACATCACCACCAAcatcacctcctccctcatcagCGTCTGTGAGTGGAGCAAGAAGGTGAACCCCCAGAACGACTCTGACCCCCAGCACGCTGACATTGTCCTCTACATCACCAG GTTTGACCTGGAGTTGCCTGATGGGAACAAGGAACTTCGTGGGGTGACTCAGTTAGGGGGAGTCTGCTCCTCCTTCTGGAGCTGTGTCATTACCCAGGACACTGGCTTTGACCTTGGAGTCACCATAGCCCATGAGATTGGGCACAG CCTTGGCATTGCCCACGATGGAGAGGGGAATCTGTGCAGCAGCAGTGGTTACATCATGGGCTCAGCAGGAAACCACAACAGCATCGATCTCACCTGGTCTCCCTGCAGCCGGGAGCAGTTCCTGGCCCTTGTCAG TACAGGCCAAACAAGCTGCTTGAATGACCTGCCGGCCATGGACGGCAGCATCCCGGGGTGGAAGCCTGGCTTGTACTACGGAGCAGATGAGCAGTGTAAAATCGCCTTTGGGAGTGTGGCCACAGCTTGCACCTTTGCTGACACCAATGTT GACATCTGTAAAGTTCTCTCATGCCATGTACATCCAGCAGACAAATCCAGCTGTACTCGGCTTCTGGTGCCCCTCCTGGATGGGACTGAGTGTGGGATCAACAAG TGGTGCTCCAAGGGTCAGTGCAGCTCTCTGGAGGAACTGAACCCCATGGCTGTGGTCCATGGGCACTGGTCTGCCTggagccccgtgtccccctgCTCCCGCAGCTGCGGCGGGGGGGTGGTGCTGAGGCAGCGCTTCTGTAACAACCCCAG GCCTGCTTTTGGGGGGCAGCAGTGCCACGGTGCCAGCGTGCAAGCAGAGATGTGCAATACACAG GCCTGTCTGATCACCCAGCAGGACTTCATGGCTGAACAATGTGCAGCAACAAATTTAAAGCCACTGTACCTTGATGTAGAAACACCATCCTTTTATACCTGGACCTCTGCTGTTGGCTTTGCCAAGG GAGACCTGCTCTGCAAGCACATGTGCAGGGCTGTGGGCAAGGAGTTCATGGTGAGCCGCGGGGACAATTTCCTGGATGGAACCAGGTGTGAGCAGGATGACACAGAGCACCACGGGGATCTCCATCTGTGTGTCATGGGGAGATGCAGA GCATTTGGGTGTGATGGCCGGATGGGCTCCAGGAAGGCCATGGATCCCTGCAAGGTCTGTGGGGGTGACAACTCCACCTGCACCCAAGTGAGTGGAGCCTACACAGAAGGGAAAGCTAAAG AGTATGTGACATTTCTGTCCCTGCCCTACAACACCACCTCAGTCCATGTCACCAACAGGAAGCCTCTCTTCACACACCTGG CTGTGAAGGTTAAAGGAGAGTACGTGGTggctggaaaaggaaaaatcTCACTGAATGTCACCTACCCATCAGTTCTGGAGGACAAGCAGATCAAATACCGAGTGTTTCTCACCCAGGACAACCTGCCAAGCCTGGAGGAAATCCATGTGGATGGGCCAACACAGGAAGAAATTGAAATACAG GTCTACAGGAGGTACACAAAAGAATATGGCAATGCCACCAACCCTGACATCACCTTCAGCTACTTTGTCCCCAAGGAGAGCCTGAGCTATCTGTGGGTTCCTCAGCAGGGCCCATGTTCAGTGACCTgtggggaag GGGTGCAGCCAGTGGCTCATGTGTGCTTTGATCAGACCAAGAATGAAGTGACAGAGGATCAGAAGTGTCAGGAGCTGCCACAGCCCCTCCCAgagcacaagccctgtgccatggAGCCGTGCCTCTACAG GTGGAAGATGTCTCAGAGAGATGAATGCTCTGCTGTGTGTGGGACTGGAGTTGCCCAGCAGAACCTGACCTGTGTGCAGTTCCATGATGGCCTGGAGACTGTGGTGGATgacagcctgtgcccagcagagGACAAACCCCTCTCCCTTGTGCCATGTGTGGTCAATGTCTGCCCTTTGGGCTGGGACAAA GAAGATGCACACTTACTTCAGCCTCTGGAGCCACTTGGACATGTCCAGCTGGAAAATCAGACTGTGTATGTCTGGAGCCCTGTAGCTGGGGAGTGTTCTGTCTCCTGTGGTAGAG GTAAGACTCAGCTGCATTATGTTTGTGTGGCTTTTGACACcaaagaagaaacccaggaggaAAACTGTCAGCCAGTGCCAAAGCCAGAGAGCAGGGTGGAAGTCTGTGAGCTCAACCCCTGCCCACCAAG GTGGAAGGTAACCCCAGCTGGGCCCTGCTCCTCCAGCTGTgggctgggcttggcagtgcaGCTGGTCACCTGTGTGCAGACCCTGCATGGCCAGGAGGTGTTGCAGGAGGAACATTTGTGCCCTGTGGCAGAGAAGCCCCTgaccagtgtcccctgtgtcatcCGCATGTGCTCTTACGAGTGGAGCTTCAGCGAGTGGTCAGAG TGCTCAACATCCTGTGGGAATGGCATTCAGACCAGGCAGGATTTCTGCCTCAGCTCTCTGACCCACAAGCCGGTGAACCCCCTTTTCTGCCGGCACTTCCCCAAGGCCATCGTGGCGcgtggctgctctgcaggacccTGTCCTGAGCAGGGGGGGACCCAGTCCCCTGGGGCACAGCTGCATTCAGTGACACCAGCCACACACCTgccaacagctgcagctgccccagagcaCAGACACACGGACCTGGgtgtgcctctgtctgctgggccCCGGGAGCAGACAAAGCccagtggag gtGTCTGTGGAAACCTGTTTCTCAATGCCACTGGCATCATCAACATGACAGGCGTGGAGAGCAGGGACTGCACGGTGACCATCGGGCGTCCCCTGAGGGAGGAGATCTCAGTGACCATCCTGGAGAGCTCCCTCAACTGCACTGCAG GTGAGATCCTGCTGTTTTCTGGGCGAATGATGTGGCGGAcaggctgcaggaagctccctctGTCACTGATAAATTCCAGAACCAACACACTGATTGTGAAACAGCGAGTTGTGCTGCCAGGAAACGGGGTCATTCTGCAGTACAACAGCAGAACTGCAACCAAAAAATATTACCAAG ACTGTGACCAGCAGCTGTTTGGCCCCCAGGGTGAAATAGTGAATCCTGTGCAGGTTCCTGCTGAGGGGCAGGGCGTGGTGTGCCGGACGTTCATCACGGTGGCGCCGCGGCAGCGCATCTCCATCCGCGCCCTCAACGCTGACCTGGGCACTGAGGGCAACCACACTCACTTCAACTACATCCTG GTCCGAGATGTCAGCACCATGAGGACAGTGGTGTTCCATGGGAAGCAGCAGTTCCTCTGGCAGTCAACAGGAAGCCAAGCTGAAATTGAATTCCATAAGAATGTTAAGGATCACAGAACCCATTTCTGGGCTGAATATCATGCTATTGAGCCTAAATAA